One Chaetodon auriga isolate fChaAug3 chromosome 14, fChaAug3.hap1, whole genome shotgun sequence genomic window carries:
- the txlnbb gene encoding taxilin beta b has translation MEACQESSPAPMGPEASPAEGRHIDLTEDLAQQLEDIISTYQAAEIPAEPEDAEEVTAVKEADTRKDQKLEKKMLKNLGKEAMLLMQSLNKLNTPEQKLEAIIKKHAELLEEHRSDQKQLKVLQKKLLQVMKEKDQLQSEHSRAVLARSKLEGLCRELQRHNKTLKEETLQRCREDDLKRKEITNHFQGTLSEIQAQIEEHSNRNTKLCQENSALAEKLKGLISQYDQREANLEKVFKHRDLKEKLLETKLTQANMILKEAEEKHKLEKELLLKQAAEYKLQVKVMKEQEIDMKTQLDMYSKKFDEFQGTVSKSNSVYSSFKQDMDKMAKKMKKLEKECQSWKSRFDGCNKSLIDMVADKAIKEKEFELVTIKNQKLENLCRALQEERKSLYEKVQGAGSQPDSNTTEPTEKEGSDVLETPKVPEDDHPVQNTAAPTSAAPSGTPTLETPLTKELAKLKTEQARLKEIAGSFTISHAISTETAISQSQGLSEGVQDPEKKHIEVGNGELLQEVKEGGYQEQRDLEMESVD, from the exons ATGGAGGCTTGTCAGGAGAGCAGCCCTGCACCCATGGGTCCCGAGGCGTCGCCAGCCGAGGGTCGTCACATTGACCTGACAGAGGACCTGGcccagcagctggaggacatcaTTAGCACCTACCAGGCTGCCGAAATTCCCGCTGAGCCAGAGGACGCAGAGGAGGTCACAGCCGTCAAAGAGGCAGACACCCGCAAGGACCAGAAACTGGAGAAGAAGATGCTCAAAAATCtag GGAAGGAAGCCATGCTCCTGATGCAAAGTTTGAACAAACTCAACACTCCAGAGCAGAAACTGGAAGCAATCATCAAGAAGCATGCTGAGCTG tTGGAGGAGCATCGGAGTGACCAGAAGCAGCTGAAGGTTCTGCAGAAGAAGCTGCTCCAAGTAATGAAGGAGAAGGACCAGCTGCAGAGCGAGCACAGCCGGGCCGTGCTCGCTCGTAGTAAACTGGAGGGGCTCTGCCGAGAGCTGCAGAGGCACAACAAGACCTTAAAG GAAGAGACCCTGCAGAGGTGCAGAGAGGACGACCTGAAGAGGAAAGAGATCACCAACCATTTCCAGGGGACACTGAGCGAGATTCAGGCCCAAATCGAGGAACATAGTAACCGCAACACCAAGCTGTGCCAGGAGAACAGCGCTCTGGCAGAGAAGCTTAAGGGGCTCATTTCACAATACGACCAGCGAGAGGCG AACCTGGAAAAGGTCTTCAAGCACAGAGACCTGAAGGAAAAGCTGCTGGAGACCAAACTTACGCAGGCAAACATGATactgaaggaggcagaggagaagcaCAAGCTGGAAAAGGAGCTT CTGCtaaaacaggcagcagagtATAAATTGCAAGTGAAGGTCATGAAGGAGCAAGAAATCGATATGAAGACCCAG CTTGATATGTACTCCAAGAAGTTTGATGAATTCCAGGGCACAGTATCAAAGAGTAACAGTGTCtacagcagcttcaaacagGACATGGACAAA ATGgccaagaaaatgaaaaagctgGAGAAAGAATGCCAGTCATGGAAGAGTCGCTTTGATGGCTGCAACAAGAGCCTCATTGACATGGTGGCAGAT AAAGCAATCAAAGAAAAAGAGTTTGAGCTTGTCACCATCAAGAACCAGAAGCTTGAGAATCTGTGCAGGGCTTtgcaagaggagaggaagagtcTTTATGAGAAGGTGCAGGGAGCTGGAAGTCAACCAGACAGCAACACTACTGAACCAACAGAGAAGGAGGGCTCTGATGTGCTGGAGACCCCTAAAGTGCCTGAAGATGATCACCCTGTCCAGAATACTGCAGCCCCTACCTCTGCTGCCCCCTCCGGGACCCCAACACTCGAAACTCCACTGACCAAGGAACTGGCTAAACTGAAGACTGAGCAGGCCCGTCTGAAGGAGATCGCTGGTTCTTTCACAATCTCTCATGCTATATCCACAGAAACAGCCATTAGCCAATCACAAGGGCTCTCTGAGGGAGTCCAAGATCCAGAGAAGAAGCACATAGAGGTGGGCAACGGCGAACTCCTCCAGGAAGTCAAGGAGGGCGGATACCAAGAACAGAGAGATTTAGAAATGGAGTCGGTTGACTAA